In Rhipicephalus microplus isolate Deutch F79 chromosome 9, USDA_Rmic, whole genome shotgun sequence, one genomic interval encodes:
- the LOC142771719 gene encoding uncharacterized protein LOC142771719 has translation MLARLDHYARATRMRAYHGTYALRRFDCRTAGEMPVHCCVPLCKQRGVTDSDGSKVSFHRFPKDAMIYKMWIAAIKRDEGPEFQVGKSTKVCSKHFRSSDFIPSVASGRSLLRDAAVLSVFVFSKEKKERKPPKPRASPQVRSQNPVLGPGVLGDELMHSPDEVKAAPVVLEEPTRLNSSLEGENARLAETIKQKNNEIAQLRDELCQIKEQLVAAKGIIGQLGFEKASLSCQLAAERERTAPFTVERFKDCDEDMLFYTGLPSYNHFKKLLVYLNPGDYGCNVLRSERTESSEPRSSRGRKRKLSTENELFLVLVRLRLGLFEDDLAHRFCIAQSTVSQICTSWINFLYAKLGLLPLWAPRRIVDATMPPEFKEKYSSTRVILDATEIQCEVPSSLSLQSTTYSPYKSSNTFKGLIGVLPNGLVAFVSELFTGSSSDRECVIRSGFLDLKFDDEDAVMADKGFRIEDLLEKNGVKLNLPPFLKGGTFSPEEVKSTKEIAALRIHVVRRIQRIKAFHIFDRPIPLTLAPLINQIWTVTAILSNFQSSLMQQSSGKPQQEP, from the exons ATGCTGGCGAGGCTCGACCACTACGCACGGGCGACCCGCATGCGAGCGTACCACGGAACGTACGCGCTTCGACGCTTCGACTGTCGCACTGCTGGCGAAATGCCAGTACACTGCTGTGTACCGCTGTGCAAGCAGCGCGGAGTCACAGACAGCGATGGGAGCAAG GTATCCTTCCACCGCTTTCCGAAAGATGCAATGATATACAAGATGTGGATTGCTGCGATCAAGAGGGATGAAGGCCCGGAATTTCAAGTCGGCAAGTCAACGAAGGTCTGCTCGAAGCATTTTAGGTCATCGGACTTTATACCTAGCGTTGCGAGTGGCCGCAGCCTCCTTCGGGACGCGGCAGTTCTgtcagtttttgttttttccaaagaaaagaaagaacggaaGCCCCCAAAGCCACGTGCTTCACCACAAGTAAGAAGCCAAAACCCGGTTCTAGGCCCCGGAGTGCTAGGCGATGAGCTTATGCATAGCCCAGATGAAGTGAAGGCAGCACCGGTAGTTCTAGAGGAACCCACTAGGCTCAACAGCTCACTTGAAGGTGAAAATGCACGTTTGGCCGAAAcgataaaacagaaaaacaatgAAATCGCGCAGCTCCGAGACGAGCTTTGCCAAATCAAGGAGCAGCTTGTTGCTGCAAAAGGAATCATCGGGCAACTGGGCTTCGAAAAGGCGTCCTTGAGTTgccaacttgctgctgaaagagaACGAACGGCTCCCTTCACAGTGGAACGGTTCAAGGACTGCGACGAAGACATGCTATTTTACACTGGGCTGCCAAGCTACAACCATTTCAAGAAACTTCTGGTCTACTTGAACCCCGGTGATTATGGGTGCAACGTTCTACGTTCAGAACGTACAGAAAGCAGTGAACCCAGATCATCGCGAGGGCGGAAGAGAAAACTAAGCACGGAAAATGAGCTGTTTTTGGTGCTAGTCCGACTGCGCCTCGGCCTGTTTGAAGATGATTTGGCTCACAGGTTCTGCATTGCCCAGTCAACTGTGTCCCAAATATGCACATCGTGGATTAACTTCCTGTATGCCAAACTAGGCCTGTTACCTCTGTGGGCTCCTAGAAGAATTGTAGATGCTACAATGCCACCCGAGTTTAAGGAAAAGTATTCATCGACTCGAGTAATCCTGGACGCCACGGAAATACAGTGCGAGGTGCCATCATCCTTGTCCCTACAGTCTACAACGTACTCCCCATACAAGTCGAGCAACACATTCAAGGGACTCATCGGCGTCCTGCCTAATGGCCTTGTCGCCTTTGTGTCAGAGCTTTTCACAGGATCCAGCTCAGACAGAGAGTGTGTGATTAGGAGTGGTTTTTTAGACTTGAAGTTTGACGATGAAGATGCTGTTATGGCAGATAAGGGCTTTCGTATCGAAGATCTCTTGGAAAAGAATGGAGTGAAATTGAACCTGCCGCCGTTCCTGAAGGGTGGCACATTCTCACCTGAGGAAGTGAAATCTACAAAGGAGATTGCTGCTTTGCGGATACACGTGGTGCGGCGGATACAGCGGATAAAGGCATTCCACATTTTTGATAGACCCATACCGTTAACCTTGGCTCCACTGATTAACCAAATTTGGACTGTGACGGCAATCCTGAGCAACTTCCAGTCTTCTCTCATGCAACAGTCAAGTGGCAAACCGCAACAAGAGCCTTAG
- the LOC142771720 gene encoding uncharacterized protein LOC142771720 has product MATARRFPVPEHVMWTNCLENLLHISNDTVADLINQAPTSSKQQTKSYAFAVEAYTLPSSVVTNACDTSLGIVYARATCYRSQKKSGRPYKVSLALKSDSGAVADSTCECPAGAGGACSHILAALRLLVLLKQKGFKEAPPELSCTELPQQWRRPRRQGIRPMAVQNVDWRSPREGGMGMPMPVRLFDARAEEQKEQQHLEVIHSLGEDLQSLGTFDFAAILFAAGGPSVDTKLGPAPAGSALSYQQAKLPAGFTTWMSPSISQGAATVTPVPALTLFSDGASQPPLPGRFTAEEWRVLTEIQLSQEEARDLELNSRQQRLSERWRQARANRLTASTFGHVVRRQAWTEKGLRNLIEPKDLTHVRPVQYGIRNENMAKDRYIAVMNSYGNNVSVQHCGLVVDPVCPWLGATPDGLVYDPEELSYGVLEVKCPHSLKDSEPEEAKKRKFSLVFGENGEPQLDRDHEYYAQVLGQMALTGCLWGDFVVCSEKWIGIERIWFDRNEWEDMRKKLDAFFFEQMLPHLARR; this is encoded by the exons ATGGCCACAGCAAGACGTTTCCCAGTGCCCGAACATGTGATGTGGACAAACTGTTTAGAAAACTTGCTGCATATATCGAACGACACTGTAGCGGACCTAATAAACCAGGCGCCGACGTCATCCAAGCAGCAAACAAAATCTTATGCCTTCGCCGTGGAAGCGTACACCTTGCCGTCGTCGGTTGTGACCAACGCCTGTGACACAAG TCTCGGGATCGTCTATGCACGTGCCACGTGCTACCGAAGCCAGAAGAAGAGCGGGCGGCCGTACAAAGTCAGCTTGGCTTTGAAAAGCGACAGTGGAGCAGTGGCAGATTCTACTTGTGAGTGCCCCGCTGGGGCTGGTGGTGCCTGCAGCCACATTCTTGCGGCTCTGCGCCTCCTTGTTCTGCTGAAGCAGAAGGGCTTCAAAGAGGCACCACCAGAGCTTTCATGCACCGAGTTGCCGCAGCAATGGAGGCGCCCCCGACGACAAGGCATCAGGCCTATGGCCGTGCAGAACGTGGACTGGCGGAGTCCACGTGAGGGTGGCATGGGCATGCCAATGCCCGTGCGACTTTTTGATGCGCGGGCTGAGGAGCAAAAGGAGCAGCAACACCTTGAAGTGATCCATAGCCTGGGAGAGGACCTCCAGAGCCTCGGGACCTTCGACTTTGCTGCCATTCTCTTTGCTGCTGGGGGGCCGTCAGTGGACACAAAGCTTGGGCCTGCGCCTGCGGGGTCTGCACTGTCGTACCAGCAGGCAAAACTCCCTGCAGGCTTCACTACGTGGATGTCACCCAGCATTTCGCAAGGGGCAGCCACCGTGACACCAGTGCCAGCTTTGACTCTGTTTAGTGACGGAGCCTCACAGCCACCCTTGCCCGGCAGATTCACGGCTGAAGAATGGAGGGTGTTGACT GAGATCCAGCTGTCACAAGAAGAAGCTCGGGACCTCGAGCTGAACTCAAGGCAGCAGCGGCTCAGTGAACGCTGGCGACAGGCACGGGCCAATCGACTGACAGCGTCAACTTTCGGCCACGTCGTCAGGCGGCAGGCATGGACGGAGAAGGGCCTCCGTAACCTCATTGAGCCGAAGGACCTCACGCACGTCCGTCCGGTGCAATATGGCATAAGGAATGAGAACATGGCCAAAGATAGGTATATAGCTGTCATGAACAGCTACGGGAACAATGTGTCAGTGCAGCATTGCGGCCTTGTGGTAGACCCTGTGTGCCCTTGGTTGGGTGCAACACCAGACGGACTCGTGTACGACCCGGAAGAACTTTCATATGGTGTGTTGGAGGTCAAGTGCCCCCATTCTCTGAAAGACTCTGAGCCAGAGGAAGcgaagaaaagaaagttttcCTTGGTGTTCGGGGAAAATGGTGAACCGCAGCTGGACAGAGACCATGAGTATTATGCTCAGGTGCTTGGGCAGATGGCCCTCACTGGCTGCTTGTGGGGCGATTTTGTCGTGTGTTCGGAAAAGTGGATTGGCATTGAGCGCATTTGGTTCGACAGGAACGAGTGGGAGGATATGCGCAAAAAGCTTGATGCCTTCTTCTTTGAGCAAATGCTGCCCCATCTTGCCAGGCGGTAA